A genomic window from Massilia sp. METH4 includes:
- a CDS encoding alpha-galactosidase: MTARRAFLQWLGAAPLATRMPFARAAEGKGHVRVQDGAVSLQFDGRMRCRIVSLAGRQPVALTGFDTSEYLVAGGKPLGRFAVRTAEPARTTTPFGAGQALRLVGGSSEGLEKRMTVTLLDEHPGVALLEVSYVNTGGTPLSVDAWVNGAHRLAAAPRHAGGYWTYSGASHADRRDWVQPVKRGFEQRNFMGMNASDYGGGTPVVDVWRRDAGLAIGHLALQPLLVSLPVKAAGDQVDVALRGDVPQTLAPGAVLATPPTFIAVHRGDFYVPLDRYRRLMAAQGLAAPEPPPSAYEAQWCAWGYERDFSLDYVRATLPKVQELGFKWAVLDDGWQVKTGDWTPDLAKFPRGAADMKALVADIHARGMKARLWIAPLAVAPGSDELHDHTDLLLLDKDGAAQDVTWWNCFYLCPAYDKTQARLAATIRMIIGDWGFDGLKVDGQHLNGVAPCFNPKHRHARPEESVEAVADFYKVMHDVAHAVNPEAVVEVCPCGTSYAFHNMPFMDQAPASDPLSSWQVRHKGKTLKALMGPWSAYAGDHVELSTGGQDFASSVGIGAVVATKFTWPEDPKPKDSFLLTPKREAHWRQWVDLYNKQRLAEGRYRGDLYDLAFDKPETHVVEQGGALHYAFYAPRWDGTVVLRGLGPGTWTVRDALTGTSLGTVTAAQPALAVRFVHSLLVEVRPDLPDALPVAFAASIAGVGADGFPRASQWADAPATFFRHDWQGNPLAGAQSTRVQLLRGAGHLYLRFLCKFESLHTFDRAASTTDVWPLWERDVVEVFLQPPERAGLKSYREVEVAPNGLLLDVAVEVSGKRRIVGESRARTHIDARNKVWTAELAVPMRGAEDGWRLNLFRVEGREGAGKGRVFSAWSPTGTATPDFHVPAAFGRLRAAA, encoded by the coding sequence ATGACCGCGCGCCGTGCGTTCCTCCAGTGGCTCGGCGCCGCGCCGCTGGCGACGCGGATGCCGTTCGCCCGCGCCGCCGAAGGCAAGGGCCATGTGCGCGTGCAGGATGGCGCCGTGTCGCTGCAGTTCGACGGGCGGATGCGTTGCCGCATCGTCAGCCTGGCGGGCCGGCAGCCTGTCGCGCTGACCGGCTTCGACACCAGCGAGTACCTCGTCGCCGGCGGCAAGCCGCTGGGCCGGTTTGCGGTGCGCACGGCCGAGCCGGCGCGCACCACCACGCCCTTCGGCGCCGGGCAGGCACTGCGCCTCGTGGGCGGTTCGAGCGAGGGCCTCGAGAAGCGCATGACCGTGACGCTGCTGGACGAACATCCGGGCGTTGCCCTGCTGGAGGTGAGCTACGTGAACACGGGCGGCACGCCGCTTTCCGTCGACGCCTGGGTGAACGGCGCGCACCGCCTGGCCGCCGCGCCGCGCCATGCGGGCGGCTACTGGACGTATTCCGGCGCCAGCCACGCCGACCGGCGCGACTGGGTGCAGCCCGTCAAGCGCGGCTTCGAGCAGCGCAATTTCATGGGGATGAATGCGTCGGACTACGGCGGCGGCACGCCGGTCGTCGACGTCTGGCGGCGCGACGCCGGGCTGGCCATCGGCCACCTGGCCCTGCAGCCGCTGCTCGTCTCGCTACCCGTGAAGGCGGCCGGCGACCAGGTCGACGTTGCGCTGCGCGGCGACGTGCCGCAAACGCTGGCCCCCGGCGCCGTGCTGGCCACGCCGCCCACCTTCATTGCCGTGCACCGCGGCGACTTCTACGTGCCGCTGGACCGCTACCGCCGCCTGATGGCCGCCCAGGGCCTGGCCGCGCCCGAGCCGCCGCCAAGCGCCTACGAGGCGCAGTGGTGCGCCTGGGGCTACGAGCGCGACTTTTCGCTCGACTACGTGCGCGCCACGCTGCCCAAGGTGCAGGAGCTGGGCTTCAAGTGGGCCGTGCTCGACGACGGCTGGCAGGTGAAGACGGGTGACTGGACGCCGGACCTCGCCAAGTTCCCGCGCGGCGCGGCCGACATGAAGGCGCTCGTTGCCGACATCCACGCGCGTGGCATGAAGGCGCGGCTGTGGATCGCGCCCCTGGCCGTGGCCCCCGGCAGCGACGAGCTGCACGACCACACCGACCTGCTGCTGCTCGACAAGGACGGCGCGGCGCAGGACGTGACGTGGTGGAACTGCTTCTACCTGTGCCCGGCCTACGACAAGACGCAGGCGCGCCTGGCGGCGACGATCCGCATGATCATCGGTGACTGGGGCTTCGACGGGCTGAAGGTCGACGGCCAGCACCTGAACGGCGTGGCGCCCTGCTTCAATCCGAAGCACCGGCACGCGCGGCCGGAAGAATCCGTCGAGGCGGTCGCGGACTTCTACAAGGTGATGCATGACGTGGCGCATGCGGTCAACCCGGAAGCGGTGGTCGAGGTGTGCCCCTGCGGCACGAGCTACGCCTTCCACAACATGCCGTTCATGGACCAGGCACCCGCGTCCGATCCGCTGTCGAGCTGGCAGGTGCGCCACAAGGGCAAGACGCTGAAGGCGCTGATGGGCCCGTGGTCGGCCTATGCGGGCGACCACGTGGAGCTGAGCACCGGCGGGCAGGACTTCGCCTCCAGCGTGGGCATCGGCGCCGTGGTGGCCACCAAGTTCACCTGGCCGGAAGATCCCAAGCCCAAGGACTCCTTCCTGCTGACGCCCAAGCGGGAAGCGCACTGGCGGCAGTGGGTCGACCTGTACAACAAGCAGCGTCTCGCCGAAGGGCGCTACCGCGGCGACCTGTACGACCTGGCCTTCGACAAGCCGGAAACCCACGTCGTCGAGCAAGGTGGCGCGCTGCACTATGCGTTCTACGCCCCGCGCTGGGACGGCACGGTCGTACTGCGCGGCCTCGGCCCGGGCACCTGGACGGTGCGCGACGCGTTGACCGGCACGTCCCTCGGCACGGTGACGGCCGCGCAGCCCGCGCTGGCCGTGCGCTTCGTCCACAGCCTGCTCGTCGAGGTGCGGCCCGATCTTCCCGATGCGCTGCCGGTCGCCTTCGCCGCCAGCATCGCCGGCGTGGGCGCGGACGGTTTTCCGCGCGCATCGCAGTGGGCCGACGCGCCGGCGACCTTCTTCCGCCACGACTGGCAAGGCAACCCGCTCGCCGGCGCGCAATCGACCCGTGTGCAACTGCTGCGCGGGGCCGGCCATCTGTACCTGCGCTTCCTCTGCAAGTTCGAGTCGCTGCATACCTTCGATCGCGCCGCCTCGACTACCGATGTCTGGCCGCTGTGGGAGCGCGACGTGGTCGAGGTCTTCCTGCAACCGCCGGAACGCGCTGGCCTGAAGAGCTACCGCGAGGTGGAAGTGGCGCCCAACGGGCTGCTGCTGGATGTCGCCGTCGAGGTGTCGGGCAAGCGCCGCATCGTGGGCGAGAGCCGCGCCAGGACGCACATCGATGCGCGCAACAAGGTATGGACCGCCGAGCTGGCCGTGCCGATGCGCGGCGCCGAAGACGGCTGGCGCCTCAACCTTTTCCGCGTGGAAGGCCGGGAAGGCGCCGGGAAGGGCCGCGTCTTTTCGGCGTGGAGCCCTACCGGCACCGCCACGCCGGACTTCCATGTGCCGGCCGCCTTCGGCCGCCTGCGTGCCGCCGCTTGA
- a CDS encoding triple tyrosine motif-containing protein, with protein MDCRIVLSCVVLFWQFLHAGAVIAATPSFDRKTWGQAEGAPQAAYGVAQDGDGILWFPTVSGLYQFDGERFAQVDAVYGNALQSNNLIAAVAIPDGLAVSYQFGGVSVFTRGAAWNYGAREGLPSGAVKTLAADKTGTLYANTSTGVARLADHSGKWTQLDVAAMEKMPIRWIDVDDAGTLWAATDASVYAVRQGHSSFRLVASIFQQSFPSIIRGKLVAYAGQGRLVELSLDRPPVVFRLEAHEGLKDSPFEGPDGTWWAWLKGGTTFLHSGDDRAFRIAQDFEGGGVQGRMVMRTLVDRENNLWITTPEGVERYRVYRLHSLRFPYVALDLHVGRGLGDDMLVTNRDEGPVQRLAAGRMMTLPGVTGVSAMHRENADSVWLGGSSGVVHLTSRGIEHWPLPGELGVALAVQSIVTDQAGTVFVSIVRNGVYRLLDGRWSRVVAAGSVANDTPVCMVATPSGRIYLGYTAGRLAELTPDGIRVISTALADPVGTILSLWEIDGHLFAGGDRGVARLYGGKAIPLRPHGMAAFAGISGMAADHAGSLWLHGPKGLIRVPAEELKQFLAGQSSPVQWEVFNHEDGLRGQVSQIRPLPSLSMANDGRVYYATSAQVGWIDPAAIRRNPRAPTVLVTSLLAGGASLPGTPRMELPAGTTGVEIRFAATALSIPERVRFRYRLAGVDEGWQQPGRERAARYTNLAPGAYRFQVIAANEDGVWNDTGAIAEFSIAPRVWQTGWFRAIAIVLILLLGVVLYRWRIAAVARRAAERTAARMEERERIARNLHDNLLQGVQGLILNCHAVLMRMQAGTPEEQKLGEVLARADRLIEETRDEVMDLRGESAQLHLEDRLQELLAQLGRDADPVKLELTGRLDRLDAGSATEIFYILQEAITNSVRHSGAQLIRVAVDVTDDGVYASVSDNGSGMEPGMIEKGKIGHWGLTGMRERVHRSGGTLTIDSKAGAGTTVAFSIPARSVFKV; from the coding sequence GTGGACTGCCGTATCGTCCTGTCTTGCGTAGTTTTATTTTGGCAATTCCTGCACGCAGGTGCTGTCATCGCCGCCACGCCCTCCTTCGACCGGAAGACGTGGGGCCAGGCCGAGGGCGCGCCGCAAGCCGCGTATGGGGTCGCGCAGGATGGCGACGGAATATTGTGGTTTCCGACAGTAAGTGGTCTCTACCAATTCGATGGAGAGCGCTTCGCGCAGGTCGACGCCGTTTACGGAAACGCCCTGCAATCGAACAATCTCATAGCGGCCGTCGCAATACCTGACGGCCTGGCCGTCAGCTACCAATTCGGCGGCGTCTCCGTCTTCACTCGCGGCGCGGCATGGAACTACGGTGCCAGGGAGGGCCTTCCTTCCGGCGCGGTAAAAACTCTGGCCGCGGACAAGACGGGAACACTGTATGCCAATACGAGCACAGGCGTGGCGAGGCTCGCTGACCACTCGGGCAAATGGACGCAACTGGATGTCGCGGCAATGGAAAAGATGCCCATACGCTGGATCGACGTCGATGACGCGGGCACGCTCTGGGCCGCTACGGACGCATCCGTGTATGCGGTGCGGCAGGGGCACTCTTCATTCCGCCTGGTTGCCAGCATATTCCAGCAATCGTTCCCTTCCATCATCCGAGGCAAACTTGTCGCTTATGCCGGCCAGGGACGGCTGGTGGAGCTATCACTGGACCGGCCACCTGTCGTTTTTCGACTGGAAGCGCACGAAGGATTGAAAGACAGTCCGTTCGAGGGGCCGGATGGCACATGGTGGGCGTGGCTCAAGGGTGGAACGACGTTCCTGCATTCCGGGGACGATCGCGCATTTCGGATTGCTCAGGATTTCGAGGGTGGTGGCGTACAGGGCAGGATGGTGATGCGCACGCTGGTGGATCGCGAGAACAATCTGTGGATCACCACTCCCGAAGGTGTCGAGCGGTACCGCGTTTACCGATTGCATTCCCTTCGGTTTCCGTACGTTGCGCTGGATCTTCACGTGGGCCGTGGCCTTGGGGACGATATGCTCGTGACGAATCGCGACGAGGGCCCGGTGCAGCGCCTTGCCGCGGGCCGGATGATGACGCTTCCGGGCGTGACTGGCGTTTCAGCCATGCACCGGGAGAATGCGGACAGCGTGTGGCTCGGCGGCTCCTCGGGCGTGGTGCACCTTACCAGCCGCGGGATCGAACACTGGCCCCTGCCGGGCGAGCTGGGAGTGGCGCTGGCTGTCCAGAGCATCGTCACGGACCAGGCGGGAACCGTCTTCGTGTCCATCGTGCGCAATGGCGTGTATCGCTTGCTCGACGGTCGATGGTCCAGGGTCGTGGCTGCAGGCAGTGTGGCAAACGACACCCCGGTTTGCATGGTCGCGACTCCCTCCGGGCGAATTTATCTCGGCTATACCGCGGGGCGGCTCGCCGAACTGACGCCTGACGGCATCCGCGTTATCTCGACCGCGCTGGCCGACCCGGTCGGCACCATCCTCAGCCTGTGGGAGATCGATGGGCACCTGTTCGCGGGTGGCGATCGTGGGGTCGCCCGGCTGTATGGCGGGAAGGCCATTCCCTTGCGACCGCACGGAATGGCCGCATTCGCGGGAATTTCCGGGATGGCGGCCGATCACGCAGGCTCACTCTGGCTGCACGGGCCAAAAGGCCTCATCCGCGTGCCTGCCGAGGAACTGAAGCAATTCCTGGCGGGCCAGTCCAGCCCGGTGCAGTGGGAAGTCTTCAATCATGAAGACGGGTTGCGCGGCCAGGTCAGCCAGATCCGGCCGCTGCCTTCGCTGAGCATGGCCAATGATGGCCGGGTCTATTACGCGACGTCGGCCCAAGTCGGCTGGATCGATCCTGCGGCGATTCGCCGCAATCCGCGCGCCCCGACGGTACTCGTCACGTCGCTGCTCGCCGGTGGGGCCAGCCTTCCCGGCACGCCCCGCATGGAGCTGCCCGCCGGAACGACCGGCGTGGAGATCCGCTTCGCTGCCACGGCATTGTCGATCCCCGAGCGGGTCCGGTTTCGCTACCGCCTGGCAGGCGTGGACGAGGGCTGGCAACAACCCGGACGCGAGCGCGCGGCGCGATACACGAATCTCGCTCCGGGCGCTTACCGCTTCCAGGTCATTGCGGCGAACGAAGATGGAGTGTGGAACGATACCGGTGCGATAGCGGAGTTTTCGATCGCCCCCAGGGTGTGGCAGACCGGCTGGTTCCGTGCCATCGCTATCGTGCTGATCCTTTTGCTGGGCGTGGTCCTGTACCGCTGGCGCATTGCCGCCGTGGCCCGGCGCGCGGCGGAACGAACGGCGGCGCGCATGGAAGAGCGCGAGCGTATCGCCCGCAATCTGCATGACAACCTGTTGCAAGGCGTGCAAGGCCTGATCCTGAACTGCCACGCCGTCCTGATGCGGATGCAAGCGGGTACTCCGGAGGAACAGAAGCTGGGCGAGGTGCTGGCCAGGGCTGACCGGCTGATCGAGGAGACGCGCGACGAGGTGATGGACCTGCGGGGCGAATCGGCACAGCTTCATCTGGAGGACAGGTTGCAGGAATTGCTCGCCCAGTTGGGACGGGATGCAGACCCCGTAAAGCTGGAATTGACAGGTCGCCTCGATCGTCTCGACGCTGGCTCCGCCACGGAGATTTTCTACATCCTGCAGGAAGCGATTACCAACAGCGTACGGCATTCCGGCGCACAGCTGATCCGCGTAGCCGTTGATGTCACGGACGATGGCGTATACGCCTCGGTCAGCGACAATGGTTCGGGCATGGAGCCCGGCATGATCGAGAAGGGGAAAATCGGGCACTGGGGCCTGACCGGAATGCGCGAGCGAGTCCATCGCAGTGGCGGAACGCTGACGATCGACAGCAAAGCCGGTGCCGGAACCACGGTGGCATTTTCGATCCCTGCGCGATCCGTATTCAAGGTCTAG
- a CDS encoding amidase family protein, which translates to MPDLTTILRSGTALELGAAIANGRLTSVEATRWYLERIEKLDAGTAGLNCVRSISPLALHCASRADAELEAGYNRGPLHGVPYLVKDNIFTSDGAFASAGSRALAEFVPPYEATLVARLREAGAVLLGKTNMTEFADFVSDVMPSEFSGAGGVVRHPFGLRYGRGLGSSVGSAAAVAARLCAFAIGTETQNSIQAPAIHSSIVGFKPTVGRVSRHGVIPLVPSQDSPGPLTTTVADAVAVFEAIRGPDINDSATLTGPSHTISRERSLRGLRIGIPRRCMADAVAGESRSTAFGKVLDSLSRAGAAIIDPCDLPSAEQLSEVRSSVFRTEFKDSLNRLLQDLEPCGMASMSDIIAWNRSHPEAIPYGQSLLEAADGAAGVSSLQYIADRRRDLVLSLDAGIQAALKAGAADVLLVPMAVAAKCTGKAGAPVVAIPAGRDEDDQPFGVTVFAEPGSDDLLLDVAAAIETAMRHQPGRSVQAPG; encoded by the coding sequence ATGCCTGACCTCACGACGATTCTTCGGTCCGGCACGGCGCTGGAACTGGGCGCTGCAATCGCCAATGGCAGGCTTACCTCGGTGGAAGCCACCAGGTGGTACCTGGAGCGTATCGAGAAACTGGACGCAGGCACCGCTGGCCTCAACTGTGTGCGCAGTATTTCTCCTCTTGCCCTGCATTGCGCTAGCCGGGCGGATGCGGAACTTGAGGCCGGGTACAACCGCGGACCGCTGCATGGGGTGCCGTACCTCGTGAAAGATAACATCTTCACTTCGGACGGCGCTTTTGCATCGGCGGGCAGCAGGGCGTTGGCAGAGTTTGTTCCTCCCTATGAGGCAACCCTGGTCGCGCGCTTGCGCGAGGCCGGAGCCGTACTGCTCGGCAAGACGAACATGACGGAATTCGCCGACTTCGTGTCCGACGTCATGCCTTCCGAATTCAGCGGTGCGGGAGGAGTCGTCCGGCATCCCTTCGGCTTGCGTTATGGACGGGGACTCGGATCGAGTGTTGGTTCAGCGGCGGCGGTAGCGGCCAGGTTATGCGCCTTCGCGATCGGCACCGAGACACAGAATTCCATCCAGGCGCCGGCAATACATTCTTCGATCGTGGGATTCAAGCCGACGGTCGGGCGCGTCAGTCGTCACGGCGTTATCCCTCTGGTGCCGAGCCAGGATTCGCCGGGTCCGTTGACGACGACGGTCGCGGATGCCGTCGCGGTCTTCGAAGCGATTCGCGGTCCGGATATCAATGACAGCGCAACGTTGACCGGCCCGTCGCACACGATCAGTCGAGAACGATCGTTGCGAGGGCTGCGAATAGGAATACCACGCCGGTGCATGGCAGATGCAGTGGCCGGCGAGAGCAGAAGCACTGCTTTCGGCAAAGTCCTCGACTCCCTGTCACGTGCGGGAGCGGCAATCATCGATCCGTGCGACCTGCCCAGCGCCGAGCAGTTGAGCGAAGTCCGTTCGAGCGTGTTTCGTACGGAGTTCAAGGACAGCCTCAACCGGCTGCTGCAGGATCTCGAACCATGCGGCATGGCGTCCATGAGCGACATCATTGCATGGAACCGCTCCCATCCCGAAGCAATTCCATATGGGCAGTCCTTGCTGGAGGCCGCAGACGGTGCGGCTGGCGTCTCATCGCTCCAGTACATCGCCGACCGACGCCGCGATCTCGTGCTGAGCCTCGACGCAGGCATCCAGGCGGCGCTCAAGGCCGGTGCCGCCGACGTGTTGCTGGTTCCGATGGCGGTCGCGGCAAAATGCACGGGTAAGGCAGGAGCGCCGGTTGTCGCGATACCCGCCGGCAGGGATGAGGACGATCAGCCGTTCGGCGTCACCGTCTTTGCCGAACCGGGCAGTGATGATCTGTTGCTCGATGTGGCGGCCGCGATCGAAACCGCGATGCGCCACCAGCCGGGGCGTTCCGTGCAGGCGCCCGGTTGA
- a CDS encoding response regulator transcription factor, whose protein sequence is MQEKPLPIYVVHPDALVAAGIGALLAARAEFDVVASTGCASACLSRPCVVVSDYAGGIQLAKVQAAAGAAIPRILIVTHHHKEAHVREALDQGAYGYLLHDCTADELYDAVRNLANGMRYLTEKVSKSIADSISRTLLTRRESDVLHLLAGGHCNKLIARELGIGVGTVKTHIKGLLTKLDAKARTHAVVIAAERGLVDPGVSSGLPIRARNQGVLVNA, encoded by the coding sequence ATGCAGGAAAAACCCCTACCCATATACGTGGTGCATCCGGATGCGCTGGTTGCCGCTGGCATAGGCGCGCTTCTGGCGGCGCGTGCAGAGTTCGACGTTGTTGCCTCAACGGGGTGTGCCTCGGCATGCCTTTCCCGGCCCTGCGTGGTGGTGAGCGACTATGCTGGGGGTATTCAGCTTGCGAAGGTGCAGGCGGCCGCTGGCGCTGCGATACCCCGCATCCTGATCGTTACCCATCACCACAAGGAAGCGCACGTACGTGAAGCACTCGACCAGGGCGCTTATGGGTACCTGCTTCACGATTGCACGGCCGACGAGCTGTATGACGCAGTCAGGAATCTCGCCAACGGCATGCGGTACTTGACCGAGAAAGTATCGAAATCGATCGCCGATAGCATCAGCCGCACCTTGCTGACCCGCCGCGAGTCAGATGTGCTTCATCTGCTTGCAGGCGGACATTGCAACAAGTTGATCGCCAGGGAATTGGGTATCGGTGTCGGAACGGTCAAAACGCATATCAAGGGACTGCTGACGAAACTGGACGCGAAAGCGCGGACGCATGCGGTCGTGATCGCAGCCGAGCGCGGGCTGGTGGACCCGGGTGTCTCCAGCGGGTTGCCGATAAGGGCTCGCAACCAGGGGGTACTGGTAAATGCCTGA
- a CDS encoding diguanylate cyclase gives MSMNRTAVVRRSIASMDLKDALMVGVIVYACTIFGIYTAQSDTLAGFWPSNAVMVGLLLRKAHPPTPAHWVAAVVGYVLGDAETLQSWPKTVMLTWANMTGVSVCYVLLSRTGEEHRGLRNPGSMVRFVLAVVCGAAAAGVAGFFIHPRLYGGTPTEGFAFWFSTELVNYIAMLPVMLTMPALPRGLARYKRRDDWPSWRVEEIAPLAAFAASLWLGTQLGGPGVIPYPVPAMLWCALTYGPFVTACITLFFSMWTLIAISSGTLPIGVSFDSEQAVMSLRVGVIFTALAPLTVASVMAARNALLARLMHVASHDSLTHALNRGGFMTSAEAVLATPKVTRQPVAVLMMDIDFFKAVNDNHGHAAGDVVLASFASVAQSCLRRGDLLGRLGGEEFAVLLPGCSPEAACAIAQRICDAFAAHPVAVGGDAPLHSTVSIGVACWNKPSISIEAMLGAADSALYAAKKSGRNRFVRSA, from the coding sequence ATGAGCATGAACCGGACTGCCGTTGTCAGGCGTTCAATCGCAAGCATGGATTTGAAAGACGCGCTGATGGTCGGTGTGATCGTCTACGCCTGCACGATCTTCGGCATTTATACGGCGCAGTCGGACACGCTGGCGGGATTCTGGCCCAGCAACGCGGTAATGGTCGGTCTGCTGCTCAGGAAGGCTCATCCTCCGACACCGGCGCACTGGGTGGCCGCCGTCGTTGGCTACGTGCTGGGCGACGCCGAAACGCTGCAAAGCTGGCCCAAGACCGTCATGCTCACCTGGGCAAACATGACGGGGGTGTCGGTCTGCTATGTACTGCTGTCCCGTACGGGCGAGGAACACCGGGGCTTGCGTAATCCCGGCTCAATGGTGCGCTTCGTCCTGGCGGTTGTCTGCGGTGCCGCCGCCGCTGGCGTGGCCGGCTTCTTTATCCATCCCCGGCTGTATGGCGGCACGCCAACCGAGGGCTTTGCCTTCTGGTTCTCCACGGAACTGGTCAATTACATCGCCATGCTGCCCGTGATGCTGACCATGCCCGCCCTGCCGCGTGGGCTGGCCAGGTACAAGCGCCGCGACGACTGGCCCAGCTGGCGCGTTGAAGAAATCGCACCGCTGGCAGCTTTCGCCGCCAGCCTGTGGCTGGGCACGCAGCTTGGCGGTCCGGGCGTCATTCCATACCCGGTCCCTGCCATGCTCTGGTGCGCCCTCACGTATGGTCCGTTCGTCACGGCTTGTATCACCCTGTTCTTTTCGATGTGGACCTTGATCGCCATTTCCAGCGGCACCCTGCCGATCGGCGTCAGTTTCGATAGCGAGCAGGCGGTCATGTCTCTGCGCGTCGGCGTGATCTTCACGGCACTGGCCCCATTGACAGTGGCAAGCGTGATGGCAGCGCGCAATGCGCTGCTGGCCCGACTGATGCACGTCGCCTCTCACGACTCGCTGACGCACGCGCTCAACCGCGGCGGCTTCATGACCAGTGCTGAAGCCGTGCTGGCCACGCCCAAGGTAACGCGCCAGCCGGTTGCCGTCCTGATGATGGATATCGATTTTTTCAAGGCGGTCAATGACAACCATGGTCATGCGGCGGGCGATGTCGTCCTGGCCAGCTTCGCGAGCGTAGCCCAGAGCTGCCTGCGCAGGGGTGATCTGTTGGGTCGGCTGGGCGGCGAGGAATTTGCGGTTTTACTACCCGGATGCAGTCCGGAAGCCGCCTGCGCGATCGCCCAGCGCATCTGCGACGCCTTTGCCGCCCATCCGGTAGCGGTGGGCGGCGACGCGCCGCTGCACTCCACCGTCAGTATCGGCGTGGCATGCTGGAATAAGCCATCCATTTCCATCGAGGCCATGCTCGGCGCCGCTGATTCGGCGCTATACGCCGCCAAGAAGTCAGGCCGCAACCGGTTCGTTCGCAGCGCCTGA
- the agaR gene encoding transcriptional repressor AgaR, whose protein sequence is MGQTGQRREAILKALTERTSVQVSELVKQLNVSAVTIRSDLSALEAQGLAIRSHGGATLARMPPTEQTVSQKDALNHEQKERIGALAASLVKPGENIIIDSGTTTLSLARHLREAHNVTVMTNGLNIAWELVNAPGVDLILTGGLLRKQSLSIQGMQAEACLQAYSFDKLFLGVDGLDLQFGVTTHHEAEASLNHKMVERARKVIVLADSSKFGYISLHRIVQLDRVHTIITDADISAQYRDGLRDAGIELLIAGQDFPG, encoded by the coding sequence ATGGGACAAACCGGGCAACGCCGCGAAGCCATCCTGAAAGCACTCACTGAACGCACCTCGGTACAAGTCAGCGAACTTGTGAAACAGCTGAACGTGTCGGCGGTAACGATCCGCAGCGATCTCAGTGCACTCGAGGCGCAAGGTCTTGCCATCCGCAGCCATGGTGGCGCTACGCTGGCACGCATGCCGCCCACCGAACAGACGGTATCGCAGAAGGACGCGCTCAATCACGAACAGAAGGAGCGCATCGGTGCCCTGGCGGCGAGCCTGGTGAAGCCGGGCGAGAACATCATCATCGATTCCGGCACCACCACGCTTTCGCTCGCGCGCCATCTGCGCGAGGCCCATAACGTGACGGTCATGACCAACGGGCTCAATATCGCTTGGGAACTGGTGAACGCGCCGGGTGTGGACCTGATCCTGACCGGCGGCCTGCTGCGCAAGCAGTCGCTGTCGATCCAGGGCATGCAGGCCGAGGCCTGCCTGCAGGCCTACAGCTTCGACAAGCTGTTCCTCGGTGTCGACGGCCTGGACCTGCAGTTCGGCGTGACGACCCACCACGAGGCGGAAGCGAGCCTGAACCACAAGATGGTGGAACGGGCCAGGAAAGTCATCGTGCTCGCGGACTCCTCGAAGTTCGGCTACATCAGCCTGCACCGCATCGTCCAGCTGGACCGTGTCCATACCATCATCACCGACGCCGACATCAGCGCCCAGTATCGGGATGGCCTGCGGGACGCCGGCATCGAATTGCTGATTGCCGGTCAGGACTTCCCGGGATAG
- a CDS encoding BadF/BadG/BcrA/BcrD ATPase family protein: MFLGVDGGGTKTAFALVDSQGRVLARQEESSAYYLEVGMDGAAAVLARGCAALFAAAGVGAGDIEFAFFGLPAHGEDRAAQPELDALPRAVLGHGRYLCGNDMVCSWAGSLACADGISVIAGTGSMAYGEIGGRRARAGGWGELFSDEGSAYWIARAGLALFSRMSDGRAPRGPLHALLRERLALRDDLDLCQVVYGELKGERSKVAALSRLVSEAAAQGDRQAAAILDAAAAEIAALVDAVRGQLGVGPEMELAVSYSGGLFGAEGPLRTPFGQALAASGKGAYRLATPRLPPVLGAALYAARCAGTPLDAAALERLEASR, from the coding sequence ATGTTCCTCGGGGTTGATGGCGGCGGCACCAAGACCGCGTTCGCGCTGGTCGACAGCCAGGGACGCGTGCTCGCGCGACAGGAGGAGAGCAGTGCCTACTATCTCGAAGTCGGCATGGATGGCGCGGCCGCCGTGCTGGCGCGCGGCTGTGCGGCACTGTTCGCGGCCGCCGGCGTCGGCGCGGGCGATATCGAATTCGCCTTTTTCGGCCTGCCTGCCCATGGCGAAGACCGGGCGGCCCAGCCGGAGCTCGACGCGCTGCCGCGCGCCGTGCTGGGCCACGGGCGCTACCTGTGCGGCAACGACATGGTGTGCAGCTGGGCCGGATCGCTGGCATGCGCCGACGGCATCAGCGTCATTGCCGGCACCGGCTCGATGGCGTATGGCGAGATCGGCGGGCGACGTGCGCGGGCCGGCGGCTGGGGGGAGCTGTTCAGCGACGAAGGCTCGGCCTACTGGATCGCCCGCGCGGGACTGGCGCTGTTTTCCAGGATGAGCGATGGCCGCGCGCCGCGTGGACCGCTGCATGCGCTGCTGCGCGAACGCCTGGCGCTGCGTGACGATCTCGACCTGTGCCAGGTCGTCTATGGCGAATTGAAAGGGGAGCGCAGCAAGGTGGCCGCGCTGTCGCGGCTCGTCTCCGAAGCGGCCGCGCAGGGCGATCGGCAGGCGGCGGCGATCCTCGACGCCGCCGCCGCCGAAATCGCCGCGCTGGTCGATGCGGTGCGTGGCCAGCTCGGGGTCGGTCCAGAGATGGAACTGGCCGTGTCCTATTCCGGCGGCCTGTTCGGCGCGGAAGGGCCGCTGCGCACGCCGTTCGGGCAGGCGCTGGCCGCCTCCGGCAAGGGCGCGTACCGGCTGGCGACACCGCGCCTGCCTCCCGTGCTCGGTGCCGCGCTGTATGCGGCGCGCTGCGCCGGCACGCCGCTGGACGCCGCGGCGCTCGAACGCCTGGAAGCCTCGCGCTGA